In Ipomoea triloba cultivar NCNSP0323 chromosome 7, ASM357664v1, a single genomic region encodes these proteins:
- the LOC116025281 gene encoding LEAF RUST 10 DISEASE-RESISTANCE LOCUS RECEPTOR-LIKE PROTEIN KINASE-like 1.1 isoform X2: MALPYIPCFSFLFPFVAFYFAHGKHDSLSNCPKGFPCGNLGPLEFPFAHHTNPHCGLISVDCDAKPLATLQLETGGDWYQIASISWDDSTITLEDSKLQTLFRSRNCSISNYSVKFPNSPSITFDNLEGNKLQHKYIKCKPSQGDDICDYESINCVDGFSLYHKRQLVSENRKCDSANCTLYPTPIVVERTTDPLTTQFGLYFEVSPACCHCYNGGGQCTSDSKNEFQCAKVTTGKSKLRLILSTVLGGPALILVSLAIFVVWRRKKGSKGYSRNTSLDPTSDLERGQSRFFGILVFSYSELEEATNNFDPSKELGDGGFSTVYYGILGDGREVAVKRLHERTGKRMEQFANEISILTRLKHQNLVTLYGCSTMHNRELLLVYEYIPNGTLADHLHGKRAADQLLTWPIRMTIAVETAAALVYLHASDIIHRDVKSSNILLDNNFCVKVADFGLSRLFPANVTHYSTTPQGTPGYVDPDYHKRYQLTYKSDVYSFGVVLIELISSIPALDMRRHTDEIHLAKLAMSKFLTGAFDELIDSSLGREQDTEINRMTTSVAELAFQCLQPDKDMRPTMEHVFESLKEIQGNELSNDDKRVNGVETNVSKEEEVRRKAMRWTWDGPSLADGVILTHVAATKSSC, from the exons ATGGCTCTGCCCTACATTCCTTGTTTCTCATTTCTGTTTCCCTTTGTGGCCTTTTACTTCGCTCATGGAAAACACGACTCCCTATCTAATTGTCCCAAGGGATTCCCCTGTGGAAATCTCGGTCCTCTGGAGTTCCCTTTCGCTCACCACACAAACCCTCATTGTGGCTTAATCTCAGTAGATTGTGATGCTAAGCCACTTGCAACGCTCCAGTTGGAAACGGGGGGAGATTGGTATCAGATTGCGAGTATAAGCTGGGATGACAGTACAATCACCCTTGAAGACTCGAAGCTTCAGACACTGTTCCGTAGCCGTAATTGCTCAATTTCAAACTACAGCGTCAAATTTCCTAATTCTCCTTCTATCACTTTTGACAATTTGGAAGGAAACAAATTgcaacataaatatataaaatgcaaACCAAGTCAAGGTGATGATATCTGCGATTATGAAAGCATTAACTGTGTTGATGGATTTAGTTTGTATCACAAACGTCAATTGGTTTCAGAGAATCGCAAATGTGATTCTGCTAACTGTACTCTGTATCCAACTCCAATTGTTGTTGAACGAACAACTGATCCGTTAACTACTCAATTTGGACTGTACTTTGAAGTCTCACCTGCTTGCTGTCATTGTTACAATGGAGGAGGCCAATGTACATCAGACAGCAAAAATGAATTTCAATGTGCAAAAG TGACTACAGGAAAGAGCAAGTTGAGATTGATTCTAAGCACAG TTTTAGGTGGTCCAGCACTGATCCTTGTAAGTTTGGCTATCTTTGTTGTTTGGCGACGCAAGAAAGGAAGCAAAGGCTATTCAAGAAATACATCTTTGGATCCCACCTCGGACCTCGAGAGAGGCCAGAGTAGGTTCTTTGGAATTCTAGTCTTCTCCTACTCCGAACTTGAAGAGGCCACAAACAATTTTGATCCTTCTAAAGAACTTGGAGATGGAGGTTTTAGCACTGTTTACTATG GGATACTTGGGGATGGAAGGGAAGTTGCTGTGAAGCGCCTTCATGAGCGCACTGGCAAGAGAATGGAGCAGTTTGCAAATGAAATCTCAATTCTCACCCGTTTAAAGCACCAAAATCTTGTTACACTATATGGGTGCTCAACAATGCATAACCGTGAACTCCTACTTGTGTATGAATACATACCTAATGGAACACTTGCAGATCACCTCCATGGCAAAAGAGCAGCAGATCAACTGCTCACATGGCCAATCCGCATGACGATTGCAGTGGAAACTGCTGCAGCATTGGTTTATCTCCATGCTTCAGACATAATACACCGCGATGTGAAGTCTAGTAACATACTTCTTGACAACAATTTCTGCGTCAAAGTTGCAGATTTTGGCCTCTCAAGACTCTTCCCTGCTAATGTCACTCATTACTCCACTACACCTCAAGGAACACCTGGATACGTTGATCCAGATTATCACAAGCGTTATCAGCTCACTTATAAGAGTGATGTTTATAGCTTTGGGGTTGTTCTTATTGAACTCATATCATCAATCCCTGCTCTGGACATGCGTAGGCATACAGACGAGATCCATTTGGCAAAACTAGCAATGAGCAAGTTTCTTACAGGAGCATTTGATGAACTCATTGATTCCTCTCTGGGACGTGAGCAGGATACTGAAATCAATAGAATGACCACATCAGTGGCAGAGCTAGCTTTTCAATGCTTGCAACCTGACAAGGATATGAGGCCGACAATGGAACATGTATTTGAGTCATTGAAGGAGATTCAAGGCAATGAGTTGAGCAACGATGACAAAAGGGTGAATGGTGTGGAAACTAATGTGTCTAAAGAAGAG GAGGTGCGTCGAAAAGCAATGCGCTGGACATGGGATGGTCCTTCACTTGCAGATGGTGTGATTTTGACGCATGTTGCAGCTACCAAGAGCAGTTGTTGA
- the LOC116025281 gene encoding LEAF RUST 10 DISEASE-RESISTANCE LOCUS RECEPTOR-LIKE PROTEIN KINASE-like 1.1 isoform X3, which yields MALPYIPCFSFLFPFVAFYFAHGKHDSLSNCPKGFPCGNLGPLEFPFAHHTNPHCGLISVDCDAKPLATLQLETGGDWYQIASISWDDSTITLEDSKLQTLFRSRNCSISNYSVKFPNSPSITFDNLEGNKLQHKYIKCKPSQGDDICDYESINCVDGFSLYHKRQLVSENRKCDSANCTLYPTPIVVERTTDPLTTQFGLYFEVSPACCHCYNGGGQCTSDSKNEFQCAKGKSKLRLILSTVLGGPALILVSLAIFVVWRRKKGSKGYSRNTSLDPTSDLERGQSRFFGILVFSYSELEEATNNFDPSKELGDGGFSTVYYGILGDGREVAVKRLHERTGKRMEQFANEISILTRLKHQNLVTLYGCSTMHNRELLLVYEYIPNGTLADHLHGKRAADQLLTWPIRMTIAVETAAALVYLHASDIIHRDVKSSNILLDNNFCVKVADFGLSRLFPANVTHYSTTPQGTPGYVDPDYHKRYQLTYKSDVYSFGVVLIELISSIPALDMRRHTDEIHLAKLAMSKFLTGAFDELIDSSLGREQDTEINRMTTSVAELAFQCLQPDKDMRPTMEHVFESLKEIQGNELSNDDKRVNGVETNVSKEEEVRRKAMRWTWDGPSLADGVILTHVAATKSSC from the exons ATGGCTCTGCCCTACATTCCTTGTTTCTCATTTCTGTTTCCCTTTGTGGCCTTTTACTTCGCTCATGGAAAACACGACTCCCTATCTAATTGTCCCAAGGGATTCCCCTGTGGAAATCTCGGTCCTCTGGAGTTCCCTTTCGCTCACCACACAAACCCTCATTGTGGCTTAATCTCAGTAGATTGTGATGCTAAGCCACTTGCAACGCTCCAGTTGGAAACGGGGGGAGATTGGTATCAGATTGCGAGTATAAGCTGGGATGACAGTACAATCACCCTTGAAGACTCGAAGCTTCAGACACTGTTCCGTAGCCGTAATTGCTCAATTTCAAACTACAGCGTCAAATTTCCTAATTCTCCTTCTATCACTTTTGACAATTTGGAAGGAAACAAATTgcaacataaatatataaaatgcaaACCAAGTCAAGGTGATGATATCTGCGATTATGAAAGCATTAACTGTGTTGATGGATTTAGTTTGTATCACAAACGTCAATTGGTTTCAGAGAATCGCAAATGTGATTCTGCTAACTGTACTCTGTATCCAACTCCAATTGTTGTTGAACGAACAACTGATCCGTTAACTACTCAATTTGGACTGTACTTTGAAGTCTCACCTGCTTGCTGTCATTGTTACAATGGAGGAGGCCAATGTACATCAGACAGCAAAAATGAATTTCAATGTGCAAAAG GAAAGAGCAAGTTGAGATTGATTCTAAGCACAG TTTTAGGTGGTCCAGCACTGATCCTTGTAAGTTTGGCTATCTTTGTTGTTTGGCGACGCAAGAAAGGAAGCAAAGGCTATTCAAGAAATACATCTTTGGATCCCACCTCGGACCTCGAGAGAGGCCAGAGTAGGTTCTTTGGAATTCTAGTCTTCTCCTACTCCGAACTTGAAGAGGCCACAAACAATTTTGATCCTTCTAAAGAACTTGGAGATGGAGGTTTTAGCACTGTTTACTATG GGATACTTGGGGATGGAAGGGAAGTTGCTGTGAAGCGCCTTCATGAGCGCACTGGCAAGAGAATGGAGCAGTTTGCAAATGAAATCTCAATTCTCACCCGTTTAAAGCACCAAAATCTTGTTACACTATATGGGTGCTCAACAATGCATAACCGTGAACTCCTACTTGTGTATGAATACATACCTAATGGAACACTTGCAGATCACCTCCATGGCAAAAGAGCAGCAGATCAACTGCTCACATGGCCAATCCGCATGACGATTGCAGTGGAAACTGCTGCAGCATTGGTTTATCTCCATGCTTCAGACATAATACACCGCGATGTGAAGTCTAGTAACATACTTCTTGACAACAATTTCTGCGTCAAAGTTGCAGATTTTGGCCTCTCAAGACTCTTCCCTGCTAATGTCACTCATTACTCCACTACACCTCAAGGAACACCTGGATACGTTGATCCAGATTATCACAAGCGTTATCAGCTCACTTATAAGAGTGATGTTTATAGCTTTGGGGTTGTTCTTATTGAACTCATATCATCAATCCCTGCTCTGGACATGCGTAGGCATACAGACGAGATCCATTTGGCAAAACTAGCAATGAGCAAGTTTCTTACAGGAGCATTTGATGAACTCATTGATTCCTCTCTGGGACGTGAGCAGGATACTGAAATCAATAGAATGACCACATCAGTGGCAGAGCTAGCTTTTCAATGCTTGCAACCTGACAAGGATATGAGGCCGACAATGGAACATGTATTTGAGTCATTGAAGGAGATTCAAGGCAATGAGTTGAGCAACGATGACAAAAGGGTGAATGGTGTGGAAACTAATGTGTCTAAAGAAGAG GAGGTGCGTCGAAAAGCAATGCGCTGGACATGGGATGGTCCTTCACTTGCAGATGGTGTGATTTTGACGCATGTTGCAGCTACCAAGAGCAGTTGTTGA
- the LOC116025281 gene encoding LEAF RUST 10 DISEASE-RESISTANCE LOCUS RECEPTOR-LIKE PROTEIN KINASE-like 1.1 isoform X1, with the protein MALPYIPCFSFLFPFVAFYFAHGKHDSLSNCPKGFPCGNLGPLEFPFAHHTNPHCGLISVDCDAKPLATLQLETGGDWYQIASISWDDSTITLEDSKLQTLFRSRNCSISNYSVKFPNSPSITFDNLEGNKLQHKYIKCKPSQGDDICDYESINCVDGFSLYHKRQLVSENRKCDSANCTLYPTPIVVERTTDPLTTQFGLYFEVSPACCHCYNGGGQCTSDSKNEFQCAKVAVTTGKSKLRLILSTVLGGPALILVSLAIFVVWRRKKGSKGYSRNTSLDPTSDLERGQSRFFGILVFSYSELEEATNNFDPSKELGDGGFSTVYYGILGDGREVAVKRLHERTGKRMEQFANEISILTRLKHQNLVTLYGCSTMHNRELLLVYEYIPNGTLADHLHGKRAADQLLTWPIRMTIAVETAAALVYLHASDIIHRDVKSSNILLDNNFCVKVADFGLSRLFPANVTHYSTTPQGTPGYVDPDYHKRYQLTYKSDVYSFGVVLIELISSIPALDMRRHTDEIHLAKLAMSKFLTGAFDELIDSSLGREQDTEINRMTTSVAELAFQCLQPDKDMRPTMEHVFESLKEIQGNELSNDDKRVNGVETNVSKEEEVRRKAMRWTWDGPSLADGVILTHVAATKSSC; encoded by the exons ATGGCTCTGCCCTACATTCCTTGTTTCTCATTTCTGTTTCCCTTTGTGGCCTTTTACTTCGCTCATGGAAAACACGACTCCCTATCTAATTGTCCCAAGGGATTCCCCTGTGGAAATCTCGGTCCTCTGGAGTTCCCTTTCGCTCACCACACAAACCCTCATTGTGGCTTAATCTCAGTAGATTGTGATGCTAAGCCACTTGCAACGCTCCAGTTGGAAACGGGGGGAGATTGGTATCAGATTGCGAGTATAAGCTGGGATGACAGTACAATCACCCTTGAAGACTCGAAGCTTCAGACACTGTTCCGTAGCCGTAATTGCTCAATTTCAAACTACAGCGTCAAATTTCCTAATTCTCCTTCTATCACTTTTGACAATTTGGAAGGAAACAAATTgcaacataaatatataaaatgcaaACCAAGTCAAGGTGATGATATCTGCGATTATGAAAGCATTAACTGTGTTGATGGATTTAGTTTGTATCACAAACGTCAATTGGTTTCAGAGAATCGCAAATGTGATTCTGCTAACTGTACTCTGTATCCAACTCCAATTGTTGTTGAACGAACAACTGATCCGTTAACTACTCAATTTGGACTGTACTTTGAAGTCTCACCTGCTTGCTGTCATTGTTACAATGGAGGAGGCCAATGTACATCAGACAGCAAAAATGAATTTCAATGTGCAAAAG TTGCAGTGACTACAGGAAAGAGCAAGTTGAGATTGATTCTAAGCACAG TTTTAGGTGGTCCAGCACTGATCCTTGTAAGTTTGGCTATCTTTGTTGTTTGGCGACGCAAGAAAGGAAGCAAAGGCTATTCAAGAAATACATCTTTGGATCCCACCTCGGACCTCGAGAGAGGCCAGAGTAGGTTCTTTGGAATTCTAGTCTTCTCCTACTCCGAACTTGAAGAGGCCACAAACAATTTTGATCCTTCTAAAGAACTTGGAGATGGAGGTTTTAGCACTGTTTACTATG GGATACTTGGGGATGGAAGGGAAGTTGCTGTGAAGCGCCTTCATGAGCGCACTGGCAAGAGAATGGAGCAGTTTGCAAATGAAATCTCAATTCTCACCCGTTTAAAGCACCAAAATCTTGTTACACTATATGGGTGCTCAACAATGCATAACCGTGAACTCCTACTTGTGTATGAATACATACCTAATGGAACACTTGCAGATCACCTCCATGGCAAAAGAGCAGCAGATCAACTGCTCACATGGCCAATCCGCATGACGATTGCAGTGGAAACTGCTGCAGCATTGGTTTATCTCCATGCTTCAGACATAATACACCGCGATGTGAAGTCTAGTAACATACTTCTTGACAACAATTTCTGCGTCAAAGTTGCAGATTTTGGCCTCTCAAGACTCTTCCCTGCTAATGTCACTCATTACTCCACTACACCTCAAGGAACACCTGGATACGTTGATCCAGATTATCACAAGCGTTATCAGCTCACTTATAAGAGTGATGTTTATAGCTTTGGGGTTGTTCTTATTGAACTCATATCATCAATCCCTGCTCTGGACATGCGTAGGCATACAGACGAGATCCATTTGGCAAAACTAGCAATGAGCAAGTTTCTTACAGGAGCATTTGATGAACTCATTGATTCCTCTCTGGGACGTGAGCAGGATACTGAAATCAATAGAATGACCACATCAGTGGCAGAGCTAGCTTTTCAATGCTTGCAACCTGACAAGGATATGAGGCCGACAATGGAACATGTATTTGAGTCATTGAAGGAGATTCAAGGCAATGAGTTGAGCAACGATGACAAAAGGGTGAATGGTGTGGAAACTAATGTGTCTAAAGAAGAG GAGGTGCGTCGAAAAGCAATGCGCTGGACATGGGATGGTCCTTCACTTGCAGATGGTGTGATTTTGACGCATGTTGCAGCTACCAAGAGCAGTTGTTGA
- the LOC116025507 gene encoding LEAF RUST 10 DISEASE-RESISTANCE LOCUS RECEPTOR-LIKE PROTEIN KINASE-like 1.1: MYPSYVSKVTIINQQHYPISGALALLILLSFAIFVACRSKKGSKGYSRYKSSDPASDLEIGRSRLFGILVFSYSELEEATSKFDHSKELGDGAFGTVYYGILGDGKEVAVKRLHERNCKRMEQFANEISILTRLKHQNLVTLYGCSTRHSRELLFVYEYIPNGTIADHLHGKRAADRLLTWPIRMKIAVETAAALVYLHASDIIHRDVKTSNILLDNNFCVKVADFGLSRLFPPNVTHASTTPQGTPGYVDPDYHECYQLTYKSDVYNFGVVLIELVSSMPALDMRRHTDEIHLAKLAMSKIVKGAFDELIDSSLGYEKDTEINRMTTSVAELAFQCLQPDKDMRPTMEHVLESLKEIQGNELSNDDGRVNCEETNVAKEEVRRKAMRWTWGGSSLADGVIMKHVEATKSSS; this comes from the exons ATGTATCCTTCATATGTGTCTAAGGTTACCATCATCAACCAGCAGCATTATCCTa TTTCTGGCGCTTTAGCACTACTGATCCTTTTGAGTTTCGCAATCTTTGTTGCTTGCCGAAGCAAGAAAGGAAGCAAAGGATATTCGAGATATAAATCTTCAGATCCCGCCTCAGACCTTGAGATAGGGCGGAGTAGGCTGTTTGGAATTCTAGTGTTCTCCTACTCTGAACTTGAAGAAGCTACAAGCAAATTTGATCATTCTAAAGAACTTGGAGATGGTGCTTTTGGCACTGTTTACTATG GGATACTTGGGGATGGAAAAGAAGTTGCTGTGAAGCGCCTTCATGAGCGCAACTGCAAGAGAATGGAGCAGTTTGCAAACGAAATCTCAATTCTCACCCGGTTGAAGCACCAAAATCTTGTTACACTATATGGTTGCTCGACTAGACATAGCCGTGAGCTCCTCTTTGTGTATGAATACATTCCAAATGGAACAATTGCAGATCACCTCCATGGCAAAAGAGCAGCGGATCGACTGCTCACATGGCCAATCCGGATGAAGATAGCAGTGGAAACTGCTGCAGCATTGGTTTATCTCCACGCTTCAGACATAATACACCGCGATGTCAAGACTAGTAACATACTTCTTGACAACAATTTCTGTGTTAAAGTTGCGGATTTTGGGCTCTCCAGACTCTTCCCTCCTAATGTCACTCATGCCAGCACTACACCTCAAGGAACACCTGGATACGTTGATCCAGATTATCATGAGTGCTATCAGCTAACTTATAAGAGTGATGTTTATAACTTCGGGGTTGTTCTTATCGAACTCGTATCATCAATGCCTGCTCTGGACATGCGTAGGCATACAGATGAAATCCATTTGGCAAAACTAGCAATGAGCAAGATTGTAAAAGGAGCATTTGATGAACTCATTGATTCCTCTCTGGGATATGAGAAGGATACTGAAATCAATAGAATGACCACATCAGTGGCAGAGCTAGCTTTTCAATGCTTGCAACCTGACAAGGATATGAGGCCTACAATGGAACATGTTTTGGAGTCACTAAAGGAGATTCAAGGCAATGAGTTGAGCAATGATGACGGGAGGGTGAATTGTGAGGAAACTAATGTGGCTAAAGAG GAGGTGCGACGAAAAGCAATGCGATGGACATGGGGTGGTTCTTCACTTGCAGATGGTGTGATTATGAAGCATGTTGAAGCTACCAAGAGCAGTTCTTGA